A window of the Theileria parva strain Muguga chromosome 2, complete sequence, whole genome shotgun sequence genome harbors these coding sequences:
- a CDS encoding putative integral membrane protein, with the protein MEKTKSPPVVVPSDVTICENLYSTGTRELTSMEKLGLLLTPNPIRFNYTKNDRFELQSVLSKKYSDDPDYITDILLTRQKSISKQVSAKVFSLFGFLGTAVVTLYSLRYHSIKTKVLVTPFSSYFGYLAGQQAGNLYYGRWSEFGRDRALGKLPAKRFLTQEEMDQYSNK; encoded by the exons ATGGAAAAGACAAAATCGCCGCCTGTTGTTGTTCCTTCTGATGTTACAATTTGTGAGAATTTGTACTCGACTGGCACTCGAGAACTAACTTCAATGGAGAAACTCGGCCTTCTTCTTACTCCAAACCCAATCAGATTCAATTACACTAAAAATGACCGATTTGAACTACAGTCTGTTCTATCCAAAAAGTACTCAGATGATCCTGATTATATCACTGATATCCTTCTTACGAGACAAAAGTCGATTAGTAAACAG GTTTCGGCGAAGGTGTTTAGTTTATTTGGATTTTTGGGCACTGCAGTAGTAACTCTGTACTCATTGAGGTATCATTCGATAAAGACCAAGGTGTTGGTAACACCTTTCAGTTCTTACTTTGGTTACCTTGCCGGACAACAGGCTGGTAACCTTTACTACGGTCGCTGGAGTGAGTTTGGCCGTGACCGAGCCCTAGGGAAACTCCCTGCAAAACGGTTCCTAACTCAGGAAGAAATGGATCAATATtctaataaataa